The Pseudomonas sp. FP2309 genomic sequence CCCTGAGCGTCAGCGCATACAGGCTGACCATGATCGGCGGCGACACCGGGCAGGCGTCCAGCCCGGCCTCGCGTGCGCCGCACGCGGTGAACGGGTCGACAATCGCCAGGCCTTCTCCCGCTTCCACCATGCTGCGCATCATCTGGTAGGTCTGCACCCGCGTCTGCACCACCGGCAGCGGGCGCAAGGCCTGCAGTTTGGCATCCAGCAGGCGACTCAGCGGGTCATGGCCCTCCAGCCCGATCATCGACTGCCCGGCCAGGTCTTGCAGCGCAATGTACTTTTGCCTGGGTTTGAGCCAGCCGTGGGGGGCGAGCACTTGCAGTTTGCCCTGAGCCAGCACGCTGCCGAGGATTTGCGGGTGCTCCGGATCATGCAGACTCAGGCCCACGTCGGCCTCATGCAGCAACAGGCTCCTGACGATGTCCCGGGTCGGCTGGCTTGACAGGTTGCACGGGGTGTCCTGGAAGCGCCGGCGCAGCACCGCAATGCTTTGCGGCAGCAACTGATTGGCCAGCGGCGGGGTGCACAGCGCGCGTAACGTGGGGGCGTGATGGTGTTTAAGGCGGCTGGCCAGGCGCTGCACGGGCTCCAGCGCTTCATACACACCGGCGATTTCGGCCTGCAACGCCAGTGTTTCCCGGGTCGGCTGCAAGCGCCCGCGCACACTGGCGAACAGCATAAAGCCCAGTTGCAACTCGGCCTCTTTGAGCGCCGTGTCCACATCGCCCACGGGGAGTTGCAACCATTCGGCGGCCGTGCCGAGGTGTCCGGTCTGCAAGATGGCCTGAATCACTTCGATATGACGTAAACGCATCGCCGGAGTCTATGTGCAGCGCGTGGGGGATTCAATGGCGCAGGCGATTGTGCGCAAAAAAGACTGTGTGGGTCGCCTCTGTCGCTGGCGTTCGGCCACGACCTCACTAGAATGGCTCGTCTGATCATTAGCGACCAATGCCGTTTACCGGCACATACAACAAAAACAGGTCTGATCCATATGCCGATTCCCTCGCACTTATTCGGGGTAACGGCCAAGCAACTTGCGGTCTTGGTGACCGTCGGCTGTGCGGCTGCTTATCTGTTGAGCAACCCTGACGAAACCAATCCGGAAAACCTGGCACTTGAAGCCTTTATCCGTTCCCAGGAACAGGTAGGCGAACAGGTGGGGGCGGTGCTGGGTATTACCTTGGTCAGACAGGTGGAGGCGTATCCCGCGTACAACACATCGGGGTACACGCGCTCGATGTACGCCGTGGACGGCGAGCGGGGGCGCTTGATGGTCACGCTCAAGCGGGGTGAGCAGGGGATCGAAGTCACGGAGATCCGCAGCCCTTGATCACGCCAGCCCAGTCGATGCCGTCAATGGCCAGGACTGAGCAGGTCATTGGGGCGCGATCTTATGAGGCGAGGGTCGTTTGCGATTCGCGGACCAGAATCGTCCCGGATTGAATCAGTTTGAATTCATCGCCTTCCAGTTTTTCTACACGGTCGCCAATGGCCAGCTTGTAGGTAGTGGTGGGCGCCGAGCCAGCCAGGTCGCCTTGCGCCGGGTTGGATTCCTGGAACTCATGCACTGAATACACGCGACCTTCCGCGTCTCTGGCATGGAACTGTCCGACAAGTACTGCTGCCATCTGTTTAGAACCTCTGGAGATAAACACTCGATATACCGTTGTGTAGACCGTCATAAAGAGAGGTAGTTTGCCTACGCAAAAAAAATACTATTCGTTGGTTTTTTGAGACGCTTCCTACGCATTGAAGCGCGGGATAAATGCCGGGAGGAATCTCAAAACCTGCTGGTGAACCTGCCGCGAAGCCTCTATAACTAACAGCTCCTTTAATCAGACGTCGGGAAAACCTCAATGAGCAAGGTCTACACGATTGCCGTCCTGGTTGGCAGCTTGAGAAAAGAGTCGATCAACCGCAAAGTCGCGCTGGCATTGGCCGAACTGGCCCCCGCCAACCTGAAATTGAACATTGTCGAAATTGGCGATCTGCCGCTCTATAACGAAGACATCGACGGCGCTTCACCGCCGGCAGCCTACAGTACTTTCCGTCAGCAGGTGAGTTCATCCGACGCAGTGCTGTTCGTGACCCCGGAATACAACCGCTCGGTACCGGCGCCGCTGAAGAATGCGATCGACGTGGGTTCGCGCCCTTACGGGCAAAGTGCCTGGAGCGCCAAGCCGGGCGCGATCATCAGCGTGTCGCCGGGTGCCATTGGCGGCTTTGGTGCCAACCACCACTTGCGCCAGTCCCTGGTGTTCTTGGATGTGTGGTGCATGCAGCAACCGGAAGCGTACCTGGGCGGCGCGGGTAACGTGTTTGATGAGTCCGGCAAGCTGTCGGAAAAGACCAGGCCGTTTTTGCAGGCGTTCATCGATGCCTACGGGCAGTGGGTGGAAAAACACAAGGGCTGACCCTCGCCTATGCCAGACCGTGGGAGCGGAGGTGCTCCCACGGTTTTTCAGATCAACGCAGCCAGTTCGTACGCGCCAGTTCGATCACCTCATCACCGCGCCCGCTCATTACCGCCTTGAGCATGTACAGGCTGAACCCCTTGGCCTGTTCCAGCTTGATGCTCGGCGGCATCACCAGTTCCTGGGTGGCGGTCACCACGTCCACCAGCACCGGCCCGTCATGGGCCAGGGCACGGCGCAACGCCGGTTCGAGGTCTTCGGATTGCTCCACCCGAATACCGAGGATGCCCATGGCATTGGACATGGCCGCGAAGTCCGGGTTTTTCAGCTCGGTGCCGGCATCCAGGTAACCTGCGGCCTTCATTTCCATGGCCACGAAGCCCAGGGATGAGTTATCGAACACAATGACTTTTACTGGCAGTTTCAGCTGTGCCAGAGAGATGAAGTCGCCCATCAACATCGCAAAACCGCCGTCGCCCGACATGGAGATCACCTGCCGTCCCGGGAACGCCGCTTGCGCGCCGATGGCCTGGGGCATGGCGTTGGCCATGGAACCATGGTTGAACGAACCGATCAGGCGGCGTTTGCCGTTCATCTTCAAGTAACGCGCGGCCCACACCGTGGGCGAGCCGACATCGGCGGTAAAGATCGCATCCTCGTCCGCCAGCTCACTGAGCAAGCGCGCCACATACTGTGGATGGATCGGCCGGTTGGCTTTGGAGGGCTGCGCCAGATCATCGAGGCCTTGGCGGGCTTTTTCGTAGTGCTTGAGTGAGGTCTCCAGGAAGCTGCGGTCGGTCTTGCGCGTCAGGCGCGGCAGCAGGGCGTCGATGGTTTCGCTCACGTCGGCGGCGATGCCCAGGTCCAGCGTGGCGCGACGCCCCAGCGCCTGCGGGTTGCGGTCAACCTGGATGATCTTGGCGTCGGTGGGGTAAAACTGACGATAGGGGAAGTCGGTACCGAGCATGATCAGCGTGTCGCAATCGAGCATGGCGTGGTAGCCGGAGCTGAAGCCGATCAGGCCGGTCATGCCCACGTCGAACGGGTTGTCCCATTCCACATGTTCCTTGCCGCGCAGCGCGTGCACCACGGGCGCGCCGAGCGCATCGGCCAGGGCCACCACCTGCGCGTGGGCACCGGCGCAACCGCTGCCGCACAGCAGGGTGACTTTCTCGCTGCTCTTGAGGATTTCGCTCAACAGCTCAAGATCGGCTTGCGCCGGTAGCGTGCGCGGCGCGTGCAGGGCCGGCCAGGGCTTGAGCGTTTTTTCAACTTCCAGCAGCGACACGTCCCCTGGAATCACCACCACCGCCACGCCGCGATTGAGGATCGCCGAGCGCATGGCGCGGTGCAGCACCTGAGGCATTTGTTCGGGGTTGGTCACCAGCTCGATAAAGTGGCTGCATTCCTTGAACAGTTCCTGGGGGTGGGTTTCCTGGAAGTAGTTGAGGCCGATCTCCGAGGACGGAATCTGCGCGGCAATTGCCAGTACCGGCACATGGTTGCGATGGCAGTCGAACAAGCCATTGATCAGGTGCAGGTTGCCCGGCCCGCAACTGCCGGCGCACACCGTCAGCTCGCCAGTGGCGGCCGCTTCGGCTCCGGCGGCGAAGGCGGCGACTTCTTCGTGGCGCACATGCATCCACTCGATGCTGTCCATGCTGCGCAACGCGTCGGTGAGGCCATTGAGGCTGTCGCCGGTCAAGCCCCAGATGCGCTTGATGCCCGCCTGTTCAAGGGTGGTCGCCAGTTGTTGAGCCAGGTTGATTTTCGCCATGAAGCACTCCAATCGTCAGTGATGTTAAAAACTGCTGATCAGTAGGGGACAGTTCGATCACGGCGAATGCTCCGTCTTTAATGTGAAGATTGCGTCATGGCCGCACGGTATTGCCGGGTGCGTCGTGCGATGAACCATTGGTCACGCACCAGCGCCAGCCAGGGAGCGGTCTTGGCGTTGGGCAGGCGGCCACGGCTGAGGCGACGCATCTGGTCACGCACCACAGCAAGGGTGGCGAGTGAGGCCAACGGTTTGCGCTTCCAGTCAATGGGTGCCAACTGCGGGTTGAGGTCGCGCCCGGCGCGCCAGTGTTTGATCAATTGCGGTTCCAGGGTCAAGGCCGTGGCAATGCCCGCCATGGCGATGCCGCTGTCGAGAACCTGCTGCACGACCGGCAGACGGCGTATGCCGCCGGTGACCATTACGGGCAGGGTGGCGATGCTGGCCATTTGCGCGGCAAATGCCAGGAAGTACGCCTCGCGGGCCAGGGTGCGGCCGTCCCGCGCTTCGCCTTGCATGGCCGGGGCTTCGTAGCTGCCGCCGGACAACTCCAGCAGGTCGATGGGCAGCGCGTTGAGCATTTCGACCACCGCCTGCGAGTCGGTTTCATCAAAACCGCCGCGCTGGAAATCCGCCGAATTGAGTTTGACCGATACGCAAAACGACGGGCTGACGCTGGCGCGCACGGCGCGGATGACCTCCAGCAAGAGGCGTGCGCGGTTTTCCAGGGGGCCGCCCCAGCGGTCGGTGCGCCTGTTGCTCAGGGGTGACAGAAACTGGCTGAGCAGATAGCCATGGGCACCGTGGATTTGTACACCGGTGAAGCCCGACTTCTCGGCCAGGCGCGCACCGGTGGCGAAGCGCTGGATCACCTCCTGGATATCGTCTTCGCGCATGGCCTTGGGCTTGGCGAACATCTTGGAAAATCCGCCCAGGTCCAGGGCAACGGCCGAGGGCGCCACTGCTTGCTGACCCAGGTTGGCCATGGTCTGGCGTCCCGGATGGCTGAGCTGCATCCAGAAGTGCACGCCTTTGCCTCGGGCCACATCGGCCCATTCACGAAAGCTCTCCAAGTGCTGTTCGTCTTCCAGGACTACGCCGCCGGGGCCGGTCATGGCGCGGCGGTCGATCATCACGTTTCCGGTGATCAGCAGGCCGGGTTCACCTTCGGCCCACGTCCTGTACAACTGCTTGAGCGCACGGGAAGGCGCCTGATCAAGGTCCGCCATGTTTTCTTCCATCGCCGCCTTGGCGATGCGATTGGCGATGACTTGGCCATTGGGCAGTTGCAGGGCTTCAAAAGGTGACATGGATTGACTCCTGAGCGGGGGAGGCCTCAGGCTAGGCTTAAAGTTAACTTTAATGTCAAGCGGGAATGGCGATGAATATTGGTGAGCTGGCAAAACAGAGCGGGTTGGCGGCGTCGCGTATCCGCTTTTATGAGGCCCAAGGGCTGATCAACCAGGTCGAGCGTATGCCCAACGGCTATCGGCGTTACGCACCTGAGGCCTTGCAGATCCTGCAATTGATTCAAAGCGCGCAACAGGCGGGGTTCAGCCTGCAGGAGCTCAAGGCGTTGATGCCGGCGCCAGGCGAGCACAAACGCGAAGAGCTGATCGCCGCGCTGGAGCGTAAGGTGGCGCAGATCGAAGCGATGCAGGCACAACTGGCCCATAACAAGGCGCAGTTATTGAGCGTGATTGACGCGGTGCGGGCGCAGCCTGAAGGCGTGCCGTGCTCCGCGGGACAGAAGCAGGTGTTGGCTTCGATTAAAATCCAGGCGTAAAAAAGCCCTGGCATGCCAGGGCTTTTTCAGACGCCGGGGCTTAGCGACGACGGAACAGCGGCAGCGGTTCGTCCGTTGCCGCCTGGTACGTCACCGAGAAGTCCTTGAGGCTTTCGAGTGCTTCATACGGATCTTTGTCGGCGCGCAAGGCAAAGGCATCGAACCCACAGCGATGCAGATAGAACAACTGGTCGCGCAGCACGTCACCAATGGCGCGCAACTCGCCTTTGTAGCCGTAGCGGTCACGCAGCAGGCGTGCGTTGGAGTAGTTGCGCCCGTCGGTGAAGGCCGGGAAGTTCAGAGCGATGACCTGGAAGTGCGCCACGTCTTCGCCAATTTCTTCAGCTTCTTCATCCGCGTCGAGCCACACACCCAGGCCGCCATCCCGGGCCTTGAGGGCGTGGGCGTGTTCGCGCCACAGCGCCAGCGGCACGATCAGGTCGTCGCAATTGGAGATGCCATCGAAGCTCGCGTCCTTGGGCAGCAGGTGCCAGGTTTCGTCGACGATTTCGTTGTTCTTAATGATTCGCTGCATAGACGCGCT encodes the following:
- a CDS encoding MerR family transcriptional regulator, which codes for MNIGELAKQSGLAASRIRFYEAQGLINQVERMPNGYRRYAPEALQILQLIQSAQQAGFSLQELKALMPAPGEHKREELIAALERKVAQIEAMQAQLAHNKAQLLSVIDAVRAQPEGVPCSAGQKQVLASIKIQA
- a CDS encoding LysR substrate-binding domain-containing protein yields the protein MRLRHIEVIQAILQTGHLGTAAEWLQLPVGDVDTALKEAELQLGFMLFASVRGRLQPTRETLALQAEIAGVYEALEPVQRLASRLKHHHAPTLRALCTPPLANQLLPQSIAVLRRRFQDTPCNLSSQPTRDIVRSLLLHEADVGLSLHDPEHPQILGSVLAQGKLQVLAPHGWLKPRQKYIALQDLAGQSMIGLEGHDPLSRLLDAKLQALRPLPVVQTRVQTYQMMRSMVEAGEGLAIVDPFTACGAREAGLDACPVSPPIMVSLYALTLRDGATSPALNALLEIVTQKAESLLLG
- a CDS encoding NADH:flavin oxidoreductase/NADH oxidase family protein; protein product: MSPFEALQLPNGQVIANRIAKAAMEENMADLDQAPSRALKQLYRTWAEGEPGLLITGNVMIDRRAMTGPGGVVLEDEQHLESFREWADVARGKGVHFWMQLSHPGRQTMANLGQQAVAPSAVALDLGGFSKMFAKPKAMREDDIQEVIQRFATGARLAEKSGFTGVQIHGAHGYLLSQFLSPLSNRRTDRWGGPLENRARLLLEVIRAVRASVSPSFCVSVKLNSADFQRGGFDETDSQAVVEMLNALPIDLLELSGGSYEAPAMQGEARDGRTLAREAYFLAFAAQMASIATLPVMVTGGIRRLPVVQQVLDSGIAMAGIATALTLEPQLIKHWRAGRDLNPQLAPIDWKRKPLASLATLAVVRDQMRRLSRGRLPNAKTAPWLALVRDQWFIARRTRQYRAAMTQSSH
- the poxB gene encoding ubiquinone-dependent pyruvate dehydrogenase, giving the protein MAKINLAQQLATTLEQAGIKRIWGLTGDSLNGLTDALRSMDSIEWMHVRHEEVAAFAAGAEAAATGELTVCAGSCGPGNLHLINGLFDCHRNHVPVLAIAAQIPSSEIGLNYFQETHPQELFKECSHFIELVTNPEQMPQVLHRAMRSAILNRGVAVVVIPGDVSLLEVEKTLKPWPALHAPRTLPAQADLELLSEILKSSEKVTLLCGSGCAGAHAQVVALADALGAPVVHALRGKEHVEWDNPFDVGMTGLIGFSSGYHAMLDCDTLIMLGTDFPYRQFYPTDAKIIQVDRNPQALGRRATLDLGIAADVSETIDALLPRLTRKTDRSFLETSLKHYEKARQGLDDLAQPSKANRPIHPQYVARLLSELADEDAIFTADVGSPTVWAARYLKMNGKRRLIGSFNHGSMANAMPQAIGAQAAFPGRQVISMSGDGGFAMLMGDFISLAQLKLPVKVIVFDNSSLGFVAMEMKAAGYLDAGTELKNPDFAAMSNAMGILGIRVEQSEDLEPALRRALAHDGPVLVDVVTATQELVMPPSIKLEQAKGFSLYMLKAVMSGRGDEVIELARTNWLR
- a CDS encoding NADPH-dependent FMN reductase — encoded protein: MSKVYTIAVLVGSLRKESINRKVALALAELAPANLKLNIVEIGDLPLYNEDIDGASPPAAYSTFRQQVSSSDAVLFVTPEYNRSVPAPLKNAIDVGSRPYGQSAWSAKPGAIISVSPGAIGGFGANHHLRQSLVFLDVWCMQQPEAYLGGAGNVFDESGKLSEKTRPFLQAFIDAYGQWVEKHKG
- a CDS encoding DUF934 domain-containing protein, with protein sequence MQRIIKNNEIVDETWHLLPKDASFDGISNCDDLIVPLALWREHAHALKARDGGLGVWLDADEEAEEIGEDVAHFQVIALNFPAFTDGRNYSNARLLRDRYGYKGELRAIGDVLRDQLFYLHRCGFDAFALRADKDPYEALESLKDFSVTYQAATDEPLPLFRRR